One Deinococcus multiflagellatus DNA window includes the following coding sequences:
- a CDS encoding winged helix-turn-helix transcriptional regulator, translating into MPGKRVYNDGCAAAHALDLIGERWALLVVRELLPGPRRFIDLQTSLCGISPTVLTQRLTDLEAVGVVRREQWPPPASTRVYALTDWGRELEPVLQALGRWGARSPRRPAQAPITTATLLTALKTMNAGALRGVIGLNLGPETYTVRLNGPHAEVTPGLDPAATLTLSGEVGALGAVIFGGQPLAAAEAAGTVRLQGDRALADAFVHAFPLPPLVEA; encoded by the coding sequence ATGCCTGGAAAGCGCGTCTACAACGACGGCTGTGCGGCGGCTCACGCCCTGGACCTGATCGGGGAACGCTGGGCGCTGCTGGTGGTGCGCGAGTTGCTGCCCGGCCCGCGCCGCTTCATTGATCTGCAGACCAGCCTGTGCGGGATCAGCCCCACAGTGCTGACCCAGCGCCTGACCGACCTGGAGGCCGTAGGTGTGGTGCGGCGCGAGCAGTGGCCGCCCCCTGCCAGCACGCGGGTGTACGCCCTGACCGACTGGGGCCGCGAACTGGAACCGGTGCTGCAGGCCCTGGGCCGCTGGGGCGCCCGCTCGCCGCGCCGCCCAGCCCAGGCACCCATCACCACCGCCACGCTGCTGACGGCCCTGAAAACCATGAATGCCGGCGCCCTGCGCGGCGTCATTGGCCTGAATCTGGGCCCCGAGACCTACACCGTGCGCCTGAACGGCCCCCACGCCGAGGTCACCCCGGGCCTGGACCCGGCGGCCACCCTCACCCTCAGCGGCGAGGTGGGCGCGCTGGGGGCGGTGATTTTTGGCGGGCAGCCGCTGGCAGCGGCAGAGGCAGCGGGCACAGTCCGGCTTCAGGGGGACCGCGCCCTGGCAGACGCCTTTGTCCACGCCTTTCCGCTGCCGCCGCTGGTGGAGGCCTGA
- a CDS encoding M36 family metallopeptidase: MKLISRMALTGFLSLSLLAACGQETPAATLSAPTLGAQGGSGKPPTGQTTAAARVFLTNPVQSTGNQNLTDNKDAASAVPASAYYAVTLTHLDGSGYLSGQYARVVSETGTPVYGAGPFNFTRDQDQFEQVMAYFWVTEAQKYLQSLGFGRTLPAVNSDQQQLKVGQYGLDNSYQNDQPDIIRLGKGGVDDAEDGEVIVHEYGHAVHAAQVPGFGASLEAGSIGEAFGDYLALTVGEAVAKAYGAPIRTPLPCLMDWDSVSYTTTTPHCIRRADTNKHYPEDVRGEVHADGEIWSRALWDIRQGLGAYVADRIIINAQFRFRPDTSFAAAAQATVDTAQAMYGQTQAGVVRAAFAARGILR, translated from the coding sequence ATGAAACTCATCTCCCGGATGGCCCTCACGGGGTTCCTGAGCCTTTCGCTGCTGGCCGCCTGCGGTCAGGAGACCCCAGCGGCGACCCTGAGCGCCCCAACCCTGGGTGCGCAGGGCGGCAGCGGCAAGCCCCCCACCGGGCAGACCACGGCGGCGGCCCGGGTGTTTCTGACCAACCCCGTGCAGTCCACCGGAAACCAGAACCTGACCGACAACAAGGACGCGGCCTCGGCGGTGCCGGCCAGCGCCTACTACGCCGTGACCCTCACCCACCTGGACGGCAGCGGGTATCTCAGTGGGCAATACGCCCGGGTGGTGAGCGAAACCGGCACGCCCGTGTACGGCGCCGGGCCCTTCAACTTCACGCGCGATCAGGACCAGTTCGAGCAGGTGATGGCCTACTTCTGGGTCACGGAAGCGCAGAAATACCTGCAGTCCCTGGGCTTCGGGCGCACCCTGCCGGCGGTGAACAGCGACCAGCAGCAGCTGAAGGTGGGTCAGTACGGCCTCGACAACTCGTACCAGAACGACCAGCCCGACATCATCCGGCTGGGCAAGGGTGGCGTGGACGACGCCGAGGACGGCGAGGTGATCGTCCACGAGTACGGCCATGCGGTGCACGCCGCGCAGGTGCCCGGCTTTGGCGCCAGCCTGGAAGCCGGCTCGATTGGCGAGGCTTTTGGGGACTATCTGGCCCTCACCGTGGGCGAGGCGGTGGCCAAAGCCTACGGCGCGCCCATCCGCACGCCCCTGCCCTGCCTGATGGACTGGGACAGCGTGTCGTACACGACCACCACGCCGCACTGCATTCGCCGCGCCGACACCAACAAGCACTACCCCGAGGACGTGCGCGGCGAGGTGCACGCCGACGGCGAGATCTGGTCGCGCGCCCTGTGGGACATCCGCCAGGGGCTGGGGGCCTACGTGGCCGACCGCATCATCATCAATGCCCAGTTCCGCTTCCGGCCCGACACCAGCTTCGCCGCCGCCGCCCAGGCCACGGTGGACACCGCGCAGGCCATGTACGGCCAGACGCAGGCGGGCGTGGTCCGCGCCGCCTTCGCCGCGCGCGGCATTCTGCGCTGA